Sequence from the bacterium genome:
TAGAGAATTATCTATAAAAGCAGAGAGAAGATTGTGTGCAATACCCACCGCATGGACATCTCCTGTAAGGTGAAGATTGAAGTCCTCCATTGGTATAACCTGAGAATATCCACCACCTGCAGCACCACCCTTAATTCCGAATACAGGACCGAGGGATGGTTGTCTTATACAGGTAAAAACCTTTTTCTTTAGTTTTCCTATTGCCTGTGAAAGTCCTATGGTTGTAACTGTTTTCCCTTCTCCTAATGGTGTAGGAGTAATTGCAGTGACATCAATATATTTACCGCTTTTATTATTCTTTATACTTTCCAGTATATCAGTTGACACCTTTGCTTTGTAGTTTCCATACAATTCAAGAAATTTACTGTCAATTCCTGTTTTTTCTGCTATTTCAGTTATTGGAAGTATTTTTGCCCTTTGTGCAATCTCAAGGTCACTTAACATTTTCTTCCTCCTCCTTTTTTTACCAATTAAAAACCTGATGCTTCTAAAACATCAGGCACATATTTTTCCCAGCCGAGTGGCATTATATGGATACCTGAACACATTCCTTTCATACCTTTTATCAATTCAGCAGCAATCTGAACACTTACCTTTGGCCTATCTTTTTTATCTGCAGACGCCATCATATTTATATACTTTTCAGGAACATTCACACCAGCAACATTCTCGTTCATAAACTTTGCCATTGCTGCTGACTTCAAAAGCACTATTCCACCAAGAACAGGCATTCCAAATCCAGATGCCTTTTTCATAAAATTTTCAAAGGATATAAGGTCATATACCGCCTGTGTCTGAAAAAATCTTGCACCTGCTTCAATCTTCCTCTCCATCTTTATAATCTGCAATTCCTGTGGTTCATACCCAGGACTTACTACAGCACCGAGAAAGAAATCAGGAATTCCATCAAGGTCATTTCCTGCCATATCCTTTCCCTTCATCAAGTCAGAAGCGACTTTTAGAAGTGAAACAGAATCTAAATCAAAAACCGGTTTTGCATCAGGATGGTCACCTAAAACTGTATGGTCACCTGTAAGCACAAGAACATTTCTTATACCAAATACTGATGCACTCAAAAGATCTGACTGTAAAGCAAGACGGTTCCTGTCTCTGCATGTTATCTGAAAAACCGGTTCCATCCCTTTTTCTATAAGAAGACGGGATGTAACGAGAGACCCGAGCCGCATTACAGAACTCTGAAGGTCAGTAACATTAAACGCATCCACCTTATCTTTAATATGTTCTGCCTCCTCTATATGTGGATTTATATTCGTTCCTTTAGGTGGTCCTATCTCACTGGTAATAACAAACTTACCACTTTTAATTTTTTCTTCAAAGTTCATAATCTACCCCTTGTTTAAACTATCTATAATTATTTTGTAATTCCTTACATTAACAGATGTCTTACGAAGATTTTCTTTCTCTCCAAGAAGTTCCAGACGTTTATATATCAGAACCCATCCGCAGTCCATATTCTTATCCACCTCACACTTTCCATCTCTCGCACCACCACAGGGACCATTAAGAAGGGATTTAGCACAGGAAGTAATAGGACATATACTACATGTATGATTTAACCAGCACTGTCCACACTGCTGACAATCCACATCCTGTGCTGTTAGTCCCTGAAAACCATTTATATAGTACGTATCACAACCAGGAATTACAGGAATATGAGAAGCAACTTTTGCTACCATCTGAACACCTACTCCACAGGAAAAAACAAGTATTCTCTTTACTTCTTTAACTTTTTCGCTATATCTATCAAGATATTTCCCCACAAATTCTTCCCTGCAGAGATAATCAACCCGTGCAACCCTATCCATACAATTAGATTCATACAAAAGAATATCTATTTCTTCTTCAGGATACCAGACCTCTTTACAACCAAAACATTTAAATATAAATACATCTTTGTCATCCAACTCGTTCAAAATCTTCTCTCTGTTTTTAACCTTTGTTATCAACATTTTTCTTTGCCTTTTTTATAAGGGAAATCAGGTTTATTTTTGAAGAACATATATACTGACAGCAACCGCACTCAATACAACTTTTCACCCTATATTTTCCCGTTTCATTCCAGAGTCCCTTCTGTCCATAGTAGGCATAGTAATAAGGTAAAAGCTCCATAGGGCATACATCCA
This genomic interval carries:
- a CDS encoding methylenetetrahydrofolate reductase C-terminal domain-containing protein codes for the protein MLITKVKNREKILNELDDKDVFIFKCFGCKEVWYPEEEIDILLYESNCMDRVARVDYLCREEFVGKYLDRYSEKVKEVKRILVFSCGVGVQMVAKVASHIPVIPGCDTYYINGFQGLTAQDVDCQQCGQCWLNHTCSICPITSCAKSLLNGPCGGARDGKCEVDKNMDCGWVLIYKRLELLGEKENLRKTSVNVRNYKIIIDSLNKG
- a CDS encoding methylenetetrahydrofolate reductase, translated to MNFEEKIKSGKFVITSEIGPPKGTNINPHIEEAEHIKDKVDAFNVTDLQSSVMRLGSLVTSRLLIEKGMEPVFQITCRDRNRLALQSDLLSASVFGIRNVLVLTGDHTVLGDHPDAKPVFDLDSVSLLKVASDLMKGKDMAGNDLDGIPDFFLGAVVSPGYEPQELQIIKMERKIEAGARFFQTQAVYDLISFENFMKKASGFGMPVLGGIVLLKSAAMAKFMNENVAGVNVPEKYINMMASADKKDRPKVSVQIAAELIKGMKGMCSGIHIMPLGWEKYVPDVLEASGF